The following coding sequences are from one Terriglobales bacterium window:
- a CDS encoding gluconate 2-dehydrogenase subunit 3 family protein gives MSSISGLSSAWLAMHWPSILQAERHAHSMAQATGTLKFDFFSAEQALEVEAIASQIIPSDDGPGAREARTVYFIDRALTTFEREKQSLYPQGLKQLEFKTHEMFPAAKKFSGLSSAQQIQLLKTIEKTDFFETVRVHTIMGFLANPEYGGNYNNIGWKTLGFEDQFFYEPPFGYYDAEYTKNKPQSDPVSDPKS, from the coding sequence ATGAGTTCCATTTCCGGGCTGAGTTCGGCATGGCTGGCTATGCACTGGCCCTCCATTCTGCAGGCCGAACGCCACGCGCACAGCATGGCGCAAGCAACCGGGACACTGAAATTCGACTTTTTTTCTGCGGAACAGGCTCTGGAAGTCGAAGCCATTGCTTCCCAAATCATCCCTAGCGATGACGGGCCAGGGGCACGCGAAGCTCGGACCGTCTACTTCATTGATCGTGCTCTTACAACTTTCGAGCGCGAGAAGCAGTCTCTCTATCCGCAAGGCTTGAAGCAGCTCGAATTCAAAACCCACGAAATGTTCCCGGCTGCTAAGAAATTTTCCGGTCTGAGTTCAGCGCAACAAATTCAGTTGCTCAAGACAATCGAGAAAACTGATTTTTTCGAGACCGTACGAGTACACACTATTATGGGATTTCTTGCCAATCCCGAGTACGGCGGCAACTACAACAATATCGGATGGAAGACCCTGGGCTTTGAAGACCAGTTCTTCTACGAACCTCCCTTCGGCTACTACGACGCTGAATACACAAAGAACAAGCCTCAGTCCGACCCCGTATCGGACCCTAAGTCATGA